A part of Candidatus Flexicrinis proximus genomic DNA contains:
- a CDS encoding response regulator transcription factor, protein MYPIRLIFISTNALTRSGIAQLVIQADQTIEVVGVFSDFPAARKFLDDHPVDVFLIDEALPRHTNLVQEVKALCLEHLTVATIAILHRPTVSIVQQLLLRGVRGILEKDDNLERYLVQAIFLGKLRGLYLSPAISHLIDRQFKVPVKLEQRHIDVLRLLADGLQPKEIALHVGIGCKSVYRILQSLRDTFNAQSNAHLITVAHESNLFEAQSVD, encoded by the coding sequence ATGTATCCAATTAGGTTGATCTTTATCTCAACCAATGCGCTCACCCGCAGCGGGATAGCTCAGTTGGTCATTCAGGCGGATCAGACCATTGAAGTGGTCGGGGTCTTTTCCGACTTTCCGGCCGCCCGTAAGTTTCTCGACGATCATCCGGTCGATGTCTTCCTGATTGATGAAGCGCTGCCGCGTCATACGAATCTGGTGCAAGAGGTGAAAGCGCTCTGTCTGGAGCATCTCACTGTGGCTACGATCGCCATCCTGCATAGGCCCACCGTGAGTATCGTTCAGCAGCTCCTTTTAAGAGGTGTTCGCGGCATCCTTGAGAAGGACGATAACCTGGAACGCTATCTTGTGCAGGCGATTTTCCTGGGAAAGCTGCGCGGTCTATATCTTTCGCCAGCGATATCTCATCTCATTGACAGGCAGTTCAAGGTTCCTGTAAAGCTCGAGCAACGCCATATTGACGTGCTCAGATTGCTGGCCGATGGACTTCAACCAAAGGAAATTGCGCTGCATGTTGGGATAGGATGCAAAAGCGTCTACCGGATTCTCCAATCCCTTCGAGACACATTCAATGCCCAGAGCAATGCCCATCTGATTACTGTCGCGCATGAAAGCAATTTATTCGAAGCACAAAGTGTTGATTGA
- a CDS encoding tetratricopeptide repeat protein produces the protein MASIQTDLEIDLDTLQIRKGGKPIAFTPTESALLRVLIQHKNQTLSYKFLLQNVWGEVYGSEKNYLYAYKPQVGYQWVDKQDVETPDGRNPASQQNGYGSPPMPLTSFIGRERELALLEKMIRKRDVRLISLTGPGGIGKTRLSLELVALLNDPHHFTDGIYFIDLQTVDNAGLVISAIAQVFGIREKAEEELVSSLKSYLRDKNLLLILDNFEHVQAAAAQVLEVLKASRGVKFLITSREKFDLYGEHNFEVPPLSLTSHSVSAHGEMNALSEAVQLFVERAQAIYPYFELNPENAAIVQQICDRMDGLPLAIELTAVQSKRFTPQELLKRLDDRLQLLVGGQSDLPARHRTLQAAVDWSYRLLDASEQALFVSLSVFNGSFTLEAAQAVCARDAITGTQIAQMLISLRSKSLLSAQRDESRYVILGSFREYGHGLLDEQGAQELGRYHAAYYESLLAQSHLLLPDQRIERLKAEMGNLRAALKWALANNVRESALRISIGMYDLWLRLGNLREGRQRLFEVLDASEDLTSPLRAQALYCAGALADWLGEYQIVQSLYRESLRLYEAAGDATGTVSALLVLASALVNQGDYIEGRALSEQALHIAREHRNDSNTALALNNLGMIATYQGEALKARDCYAEALSLWQSMPKGPDAQGMAWALTGLSWVELLQAKYESAQDLITQSLDLYRQAADMLGTVIALTCESWIALYRADLTEARSKLENCLTLCRSLGLINLTLWPLVGLARIDLHHGNAPQVRASLEEALRLCQQLNYPPMTTWVYIAFGKLLRIEGDIETAFDYLDRGLMLSHKRDDKSALVTALEEFAAHFAAQNRVEPAAQLYGAAEALRETYGLPLPTIDRIEYIEVTRGLQSKASTAWKVHGLKGRSLVWDEVVQLITHRHKAPVTSPVAE, from the coding sequence GTGGCATCTATCCAAACTGACCTGGAAATCGATCTGGACACACTCCAGATTCGCAAAGGCGGAAAACCCATTGCGTTTACGCCTACGGAATCGGCGTTGTTGCGCGTACTCATTCAGCACAAAAATCAGACGCTATCCTACAAATTCCTGCTGCAAAACGTATGGGGTGAGGTCTACGGGAGTGAGAAGAATTATCTGTATGCCTACAAGCCTCAGGTTGGTTACCAATGGGTTGACAAACAGGACGTGGAAACACCTGACGGTCGCAATCCCGCCAGCCAGCAAAACGGGTACGGTTCCCCTCCTATGCCGCTTACATCGTTCATCGGGCGTGAACGCGAGTTAGCGCTATTGGAGAAAATGATTCGTAAGCGTGATGTGAGACTTATATCCCTCACAGGTCCCGGCGGGATTGGAAAAACAAGGCTCTCGCTTGAGCTTGTAGCACTCCTCAATGACCCACACCACTTCACCGACGGGATTTACTTCATCGATCTTCAAACGGTAGATAACGCGGGACTCGTCATTAGCGCTATCGCTCAAGTCTTCGGGATAAGGGAGAAAGCGGAGGAGGAGCTTGTATCGTCTCTGAAGAGTTACCTGCGGGACAAAAATCTGCTGCTCATCCTCGACAATTTTGAGCATGTTCAGGCCGCGGCAGCTCAGGTACTTGAAGTTCTGAAGGCATCCCGTGGCGTGAAATTCCTGATCACCAGCCGGGAGAAATTTGACCTCTACGGCGAGCACAACTTCGAAGTGCCGCCTTTGTCGCTAACGTCCCATTCAGTGTCTGCCCACGGCGAAATGAATGCGTTGAGCGAAGCTGTTCAATTGTTTGTAGAACGCGCCCAGGCGATTTATCCGTATTTTGAGCTCAATCCGGAAAATGCCGCCATAGTGCAGCAGATCTGTGATCGGATGGATGGGTTACCTTTGGCCATAGAGTTGACGGCCGTGCAAAGCAAGCGGTTTACCCCGCAAGAGCTGCTGAAGCGGCTGGACGACCGGCTGCAACTGCTGGTCGGAGGACAATCCGATCTTCCCGCTCGGCATCGGACGCTGCAGGCGGCCGTCGACTGGAGCTATCGGCTGCTGGACGCCAGCGAACAGGCGCTGTTCGTTTCATTGAGCGTATTCAACGGCAGTTTCACGCTCGAAGCAGCCCAAGCCGTCTGCGCGCGTGACGCCATAACCGGGACGCAGATCGCACAGATGCTGATCTCGCTGCGTAGCAAGAGTCTTCTCAGTGCACAGCGCGACGAATCCCGCTATGTGATTCTCGGCTCGTTTCGAGAGTATGGTCACGGGCTGCTCGACGAGCAGGGAGCCCAGGAACTCGGCCGCTATCACGCGGCATATTATGAAAGTCTGCTTGCACAGAGCCATTTGCTTTTGCCGGATCAGCGTATCGAGCGGCTGAAGGCGGAGATGGGCAACCTGAGAGCGGCGCTGAAATGGGCACTGGCAAACAACGTCCGCGAAAGCGCGCTCCGTATCAGTATTGGCATGTACGATCTCTGGCTGCGGTTGGGCAATCTGCGGGAAGGCCGGCAGCGGCTCTTCGAAGTGCTGGACGCCTCAGAAGACCTCACGAGTCCGCTGCGCGCACAGGCGTTGTACTGTGCAGGCGCGTTGGCCGACTGGCTTGGCGAGTACCAGATCGTTCAGAGCTTGTACCGGGAGAGCCTCCGCCTTTATGAAGCTGCGGGCGACGCGACAGGAACCGTCAGTGCACTGCTGGTACTGGCCTCGGCGTTGGTCAATCAGGGCGACTATATCGAAGGACGCGCGCTGTCCGAACAGGCGTTACACATCGCGCGAGAACACCGGAACGATTCAAACACGGCGCTGGCGCTGAACAATCTGGGTATGATCGCGACCTATCAGGGTGAAGCGCTGAAGGCTCGGGACTGCTACGCCGAGGCGCTCTCCCTGTGGCAATCCATGCCCAAGGGACCGGACGCGCAGGGGATGGCGTGGGCGCTTACCGGCCTGAGCTGGGTGGAGCTGCTGCAGGCCAAATACGAGTCCGCCCAGGACCTGATCACGCAGAGCCTGGACCTGTACCGACAGGCTGCCGACATGCTGGGGACGGTGATCGCGCTCACATGCGAAAGCTGGATCGCGCTCTACCGCGCCGACCTGACCGAAGCGAGGAGTAAACTGGAGAATTGCCTAACGTTGTGCAGGAGCCTGGGCTTGATCAATCTGACCCTCTGGCCGTTGGTCGGCCTCGCGCGTATTGATCTGCATCACGGCAATGCGCCACAGGTGCGAGCGTCCCTCGAAGAAGCGTTACGTCTTTGCCAACAGTTGAACTACCCTCCAATGACGACGTGGGTCTATATCGCTTTCGGTAAACTGCTGCGGATTGAAGGCGACATCGAGACGGCATTCGACTACCTTGACCGCGGTCTGATGCTCAGTCACAAGCGTGACGACAAAAGCGCGCTGGTGACGGCGCTGGAGGAATTTGCCGCTCACTTCGCCGCCCAGAACCGGGTCGAACCTGCGGCGCAGCTATACGGCGCCGCAGAGGCGCTTCGCGAGACCTATGGGCTACCATTACCGACAATCGACCGTATCGAATACATCGAAGTGACACGCGGCCTGCAGTCAAAAGCGAGCACAGCTTGGAAGGTCCATGGGCTGAAGGGAAGGTCTCTCGTCTGGGATGAAGTCGTGCAGCTTATCACTCACCGCCACAAAGCGCCCGTCACATCACCCGTCGCCGAGTAA